One genomic segment of Rivularia sp. PCC 7116 includes these proteins:
- a CDS encoding sodium:proton antiporter produces MLKSFILILLLGFFVGQIAQRLKVPALVGMVIVGIILGPQFADLIVPEVLAASAPLRTIAVMVILMKAGLGLDREKLVQQGTVALRLGFLPATCEAVIIALAAMWIFKFDFPTGLLLGCIIGAESPAVIVPGMLRLKSLGWGVSKGIPDAILTGSALSDVLLLLVFSLLLNFLGQGTNSEITLPFGLTVDAFLLLPIQIVSQILLGIVIGLVTAKVLVLLLTKQNWTQNTVQDTLIAASLALLLVVVAENIPIFSGYLAVMVTGFFLIEFDAPLARRLRSGFDSLWVVAQIILFVLLGASIQIQVLEKTLLPGLIILGIGTLIGRACGWYLSTLGSNWKLRERLFLLPGNSAKATVQAAIGGIPLAQGIEGGEIILAIAALSILVTAPLGAWAIPTFAPKLLERGEVDPTKVSITRNLKILAAVDTSPLATQVLTKAADIARRGDGEIIVLHVIQTNEAKEIELLKSETQRLLADIRYKFITVTGAITEEIINVSQQNQVDDIVMGKRGHKSWEQVLVGSVSQAVLESSSIPVILVN; encoded by the coding sequence ATGTTAAAAAGTTTCATCTTAATCCTACTTCTCGGCTTTTTCGTCGGACAAATTGCCCAGAGGCTGAAAGTTCCGGCGTTAGTAGGTATGGTTATAGTTGGTATTATATTAGGACCTCAATTTGCCGATTTAATTGTGCCTGAAGTACTTGCAGCGTCTGCTCCTTTGCGAACAATAGCTGTAATGGTAATTTTGATGAAAGCGGGGTTGGGTTTAGATAGAGAAAAATTAGTACAGCAGGGAACTGTAGCGCTAAGATTGGGGTTTTTACCTGCTACTTGCGAAGCTGTAATTATTGCTTTAGCTGCAATGTGGATTTTCAAGTTTGATTTTCCTACGGGATTATTGCTTGGCTGTATCATTGGAGCCGAATCGCCAGCAGTAATTGTACCGGGAATGCTGCGACTAAAAAGTCTGGGTTGGGGAGTTAGTAAAGGAATTCCCGATGCTATTCTTACCGGGAGTGCTTTGTCTGATGTGTTATTATTGCTAGTCTTTAGTTTATTACTCAATTTTTTAGGGCAAGGAACAAATTCTGAAATTACATTACCTTTCGGTTTAACTGTAGATGCTTTTCTACTGCTTCCCATTCAAATAGTTAGTCAAATTTTATTAGGAATAGTAATAGGTTTAGTCACAGCAAAAGTGTTGGTTTTATTACTGACAAAACAAAACTGGACTCAAAATACAGTACAAGATACTTTAATTGCAGCAAGTTTAGCTTTATTGCTGGTGGTAGTAGCAGAAAATATACCAATTTTCTCTGGCTATTTAGCTGTAATGGTGACGGGATTTTTTTTAATTGAATTTGATGCTCCTTTAGCTAGAAGATTGCGCTCAGGTTTTGATAGTTTGTGGGTGGTAGCACAAATTATTTTATTCGTTTTATTAGGGGCAAGTATTCAAATCCAAGTTTTAGAAAAAACTTTGCTTCCAGGATTAATTATTTTAGGAATTGGAACCTTGATAGGAAGGGCTTGCGGATGGTATTTATCTACCTTGGGCAGTAACTGGAAATTGCGAGAAAGATTATTTTTATTGCCCGGTAACTCAGCTAAAGCCACCGTACAAGCTGCAATAGGGGGAATTCCCTTGGCACAAGGAATTGAAGGGGGAGAAATAATATTGGCGATCGCTGCTTTATCTATACTAGTAACAGCACCTTTGGGAGCTTGGGCAATTCCTACCTTTGCACCAAAATTATTAGAGCGAGGCGAAGTCGATCCCACCAAAGTAAGTATTACTCGTAATTTGAAAATATTAGCTGCCGTCGATACTTCTCCTTTAGCGACTCAGGTATTAACTAAAGCTGCCGATATAGCTCGTCGTGGTGATGGCGAGATAATTGTATTGCACGTTATTCAAACAAATGAAGCTAAAGAAATAGAACTTCTAAAATCAGAAACTCAAAGACTTTTAGCAGATATTCGCTATAAATTTATTACTGTTACAGGTGCAATTACAGAAGAAATTATTAATGTTTCTCAACAAAACCAAGTTGATGATATTGTCATGGGTAAGAGGGGACATAAATCTTGGGAGCAAGTTTTGGTGGGTTCAGTTTCTCAAGCTGTATTAGAATCAAGTTCAATTCCCGTTATTTTAGTTAATTAA
- a CDS encoding ammonium transporter — protein sequence MLKKISLIVAITLLFLNGTIDNAFAQMQSPGFPSNANSGSIAFVLICSALVLLMTPALAFFYGGFVRTRNVLNTLMMSFVTMAIIGVTWVLWGYSFAFAPGNAFFGGFEWLGLNDVGLQPSEYAPQIPHLAFMAYQGMFAIIAPALISGAIAERMSFTGYSVFVVLWSFFIYSPIAHMVWGVGGLLSLSGGWGALDFAGGTVVHISSGVSAFVAAMYLKPRKTFPDKLSPPHNVPFILLGAGLLWFGWFGFNAGSALEANNLAVIAFVNTNTSAAAGALTWLILEKVLRGKSTAVGAATGGVAGLVGITPAAGFVSPLAAILIGSITAFVCFYAVSLKHKIQVDDALDTFPIHGVGGTVGAILTGIFASRAVNPAGRNGLLFGNPDELLLELAAIVVTYFLAGFGTWIILKVVESTVGLRVHENAELQGMDISEHGEEAYNSEYTDKINFGRK from the coding sequence GTGTTGAAAAAAATTTCATTGATAGTAGCTATAACTCTGCTTTTCTTAAACGGAACGATAGATAACGCTTTTGCTCAAATGCAATCGCCGGGGTTTCCATCCAATGCTAATAGCGGTTCAATCGCATTTGTATTAATCTGTTCGGCACTAGTGTTATTAATGACACCAGCACTTGCTTTTTTCTATGGTGGATTTGTTCGCACCCGCAATGTACTAAATACGCTGATGATGAGCTTTGTGACGATGGCTATTATTGGTGTTACTTGGGTATTGTGGGGCTATAGCTTTGCTTTTGCTCCCGGTAACGCATTTTTTGGTGGATTTGAATGGCTGGGTTTAAATGACGTTGGTTTACAGCCAAGCGAATATGCGCCACAAATTCCCCACTTGGCATTTATGGCTTATCAAGGAATGTTTGCCATTATTGCCCCAGCTTTAATTTCCGGCGCGATCGCAGAGCGTATGAGTTTCACCGGCTACTCAGTATTTGTGGTTTTGTGGTCATTTTTCATCTATTCCCCCATCGCGCATATGGTTTGGGGTGTAGGAGGATTGTTAAGTTTATCTGGTGGTTGGGGTGCGTTGGATTTCGCTGGCGGCACGGTGGTACATATTAGTTCTGGGGTATCGGCTTTTGTTGCAGCAATGTACTTAAAACCCCGTAAAACCTTTCCTGATAAATTGAGTCCACCCCATAACGTACCCTTTATTTTGCTCGGTGCTGGTTTGTTGTGGTTTGGCTGGTTTGGTTTTAATGCCGGTAGCGCTTTAGAAGCCAATAATTTAGCAGTAATTGCCTTTGTAAATACCAATACGAGTGCGGCCGCAGGGGCTTTGACTTGGTTAATTTTAGAAAAAGTATTGCGCGGTAAATCTACAGCAGTCGGTGCTGCCACCGGAGGCGTTGCTGGCTTAGTTGGTATCACTCCAGCCGCAGGATTCGTTTCACCCCTAGCAGCAATATTAATTGGAAGTATCACCGCTTTTGTTTGCTTCTACGCAGTTAGTCTCAAGCACAAAATACAAGTTGATGACGCTTTAGATACATTTCCCATACATGGCGTAGGCGGAACCGTAGGCGCAATTTTGACTGGTATTTTTGCTAGCAGAGCCGTTAACCCAGCAGGAAGAAACGGTTTATTATTCGGCAATCCCGACGAACTACTTTTAGAGTTAGCAGCCATTGTAGTTACTTATTTTCTCGCCGGATTTGGTACCTGGATTATTCTCAAAGTAGTTGAAAGTACGGTGGGATTAAGAGTACACGAAAACGCCGAATTACAAGGAATGGACATCAGCGAACACGGCGAAGAAGCATATAATTCGGAATATACAGATAAAATCAACTTTGGCAGAAAGTAA
- a CDS encoding SGNH/GDSL hydrolase family protein, producing MSSSVKTFPAWAFFSLLSNFILLLAVILLIGEQQGGTAFLANMVSPKRETVPSNQTQQVASPQLGKRHQLDYQKWVNILKQEAEVAATKKPRNLTVMAGDSLSLWFPSELLPDNKTWLNQGISGEKSAGLLKRLNLFDKTTPESIFVMIGINDLIAGVNDETILENQRQILAYLRKQHSQAQIIVQSILPHQGEQATWEGKDKLLAIPNSRIRKLNQQLRTIAAKEDVKYLNLYPLFADKQGNLRSNLTTDGLHLNPDGYLVWSSALQLTMNSEQ from the coding sequence GTGTCTAGTTCTGTTAAAACTTTTCCTGCTTGGGCATTTTTCTCTTTATTGAGTAACTTTATACTTCTGCTAGCGGTAATTTTGTTGATTGGCGAACAACAAGGTGGTACCGCTTTTTTGGCTAACATGGTTTCCCCGAAGCGAGAAACTGTTCCTAGTAATCAAACTCAACAAGTTGCTTCCCCTCAATTGGGTAAACGTCATCAACTTGATTATCAAAAATGGGTGAATATTCTGAAACAGGAGGCTGAAGTTGCTGCAACGAAGAAACCCCGAAATTTAACTGTTATGGCTGGGGATTCTCTAAGCTTGTGGTTCCCCTCGGAGTTGTTACCGGATAATAAAACTTGGTTAAATCAAGGAATTTCTGGAGAAAAATCTGCTGGTTTATTAAAAAGATTAAATTTATTTGACAAAACTACACCAGAGTCTATTTTTGTGATGATAGGCATTAATGATTTGATTGCTGGTGTTAATGATGAAACTATTTTAGAGAATCAACGGCAGATATTAGCTTATTTACGTAAGCAGCATTCCCAAGCGCAAATAATAGTCCAGTCTATTTTACCCCATCAAGGAGAACAAGCGACTTGGGAAGGAAAAGACAAACTTTTGGCAATACCTAATAGTCGTATTCGCAAGTTAAATCAACAATTGCGAACCATAGCAGCAAAAGAAGACGTAAAATACTTAAACCTGTACCCTTTGTTTGCCGATAAACAAGGAAATCTCAGGTCAAATTTGACTACCGATGGATTGCATCTTAATCCAGATGGTTATTTAGTTTGGAGTTCTGCTTTACAGTTAACAATGAACAGTGAGCAGTGA
- a CDS encoding 4-hydroxy-3-methylbut-2-enyl diphosphate reductase: protein MDTKAFKRALQHSENYHRRGFGHKEEVATQLNSEYQSGLIQEIRDNNYSLTRGDVTIRLAEAFGFCWGVERAVAMAYETRKHFPSERIWITNEIIHNPSVNQRLKEMQVGFISLKADEKDFSVVGSGDVVILPAFGASVQEMQLLSDKGCKIVDTTCPWVSKVWNTVEKHKKVECTSIIHGKYKHEETIATSSFAGKYLIVLNLQEAEYVTSYILNGGNREEFLAKFSKACSSGFDPDTDLKKVGIANQTTMLKGETEQIGKLFERTMMKKYGPTELNNHFQSFNTICDATQERQDAMLELVEEKLDFMIVIGGFNSSNTAHLQEIAVEKKIPSYHVDSVERILSENNIEHRQLDGNIEISENWLPDGEIIVGITSGASTPDKVVEDVIKKIFELKKAVAVV, encoded by the coding sequence ATGGATACAAAAGCTTTTAAACGTGCATTACAACATTCGGAAAATTATCATCGTCGGGGATTTGGACATAAAGAAGAAGTTGCAACTCAGCTAAATTCTGAATATCAAAGCGGTTTAATTCAAGAAATTCGAGATAATAATTATAGTTTAACTCGGGGGGATGTTACTATTCGTCTGGCGGAAGCTTTTGGCTTTTGCTGGGGCGTAGAGCGTGCTGTGGCAATGGCTTATGAAACCCGCAAGCATTTCCCCTCAGAACGTATTTGGATTACTAACGAAATTATTCACAACCCATCTGTAAATCAACGTTTGAAAGAAATGCAGGTTGGTTTTATTTCACTTAAGGCTGATGAAAAAGATTTTTCTGTAGTTGGTTCTGGAGATGTAGTAATTTTACCTGCTTTCGGCGCTAGCGTTCAAGAAATGCAACTTTTGTCGGATAAAGGTTGTAAAATTGTTGATACTACTTGTCCTTGGGTTTCTAAAGTTTGGAATACGGTTGAAAAGCATAAAAAAGTTGAATGTACTTCTATCATTCACGGTAAATATAAACATGAAGAAACCATTGCAACTAGTTCGTTTGCTGGCAAATATCTGATTGTTCTGAATTTGCAAGAAGCCGAATATGTTACTAGCTATATTTTAAATGGTGGCAATAGAGAAGAATTTCTAGCTAAATTTAGTAAAGCTTGTTCATCAGGATTCGATCCCGATACAGATTTAAAAAAAGTTGGGATCGCCAATCAAACAACTATGCTCAAAGGAGAAACAGAGCAGATTGGTAAGCTATTCGAGCGTACTATGATGAAAAAATACGGCCCCACTGAATTAAATAATCATTTTCAAAGCTTTAATACTATCTGCGACGCTACCCAGGAAAGACAAGATGCAATGTTGGAGCTAGTAGAAGAAAAGCTTGACTTTATGATAGTGATTGGTGGCTTCAATTCGTCAAATACCGCTCACTTACAGGAAATTGCAGTAGAGAAAAAAATTCCTTCCTATCATGTTGACAGCGTAGAAAGAATTTTATCAGAAAATAATATCGAACATCGCCAGCTAGATGGCAATATCGAGATATCTGAAAATTGGCTGCCAGATGGAGAGATTATTGTAGGAATTACTTCTGGTGCTTCTACACCGGATAAAGTTGTGGAAGATGTAATCAAGAAAATTTTTGAATTAAAGAAAGCGGTAGCAGTAGTTTAA
- a CDS encoding alkaline phosphatase — protein sequence MLQINRKIIALTVLTVVALAGCNSSTSGNSTSDSTNQGNVIFIHPDGTSPSHWGAARMLHYGPDSELNWDKMSNLGIYRGHLKDQLTATSNASAVIHATGVKANNDSFGLDENGQPLVAASDKPQTIMEEAVAAGKATAIINSGIIPEPGTGAFVAKTKTRSEFAEITKQIVNSGVDVILGGGEVFYLPKGTAGRYAKAEESQREDGLNLIEEAKKKGYTVVYTRDELLDLPADTKKVLGIFAATDTYNDEPEENLKEKNLPLYVSGTPTVSQMLNATLKVVSQNANGFFIVLEEEGSDNFCNFNNAKGCLEAVKRADDAIGVAMEFIDKNPDTLLITAADSDAGGLEVIGGTSELFPLDKPLPEKGRNGAPWDGKDGTATPPFVSGPDKQGNNYPFAIAWSGIMDFTGSIVAKTHGLNADKLPNNVDNTDIYRLMYLTLFGKDIPQR from the coding sequence GTGCTACAAATTAACAGAAAAATAATTGCTTTAACAGTATTGACAGTAGTGGCTTTAGCTGGATGTAACTCATCGACATCGGGCAATTCCACTTCAGATTCAACAAATCAAGGAAACGTAATATTCATTCATCCAGATGGTACCAGCCCATCTCATTGGGGTGCGGCGCGAATGCTGCATTATGGCCCGGATAGTGAACTTAATTGGGACAAAATGTCAAACTTGGGTATTTATCGAGGGCATTTGAAAGATCAACTTACCGCAACTTCTAATGCAAGTGCGGTAATTCACGCAACAGGAGTTAAAGCCAATAACGATTCTTTTGGATTGGATGAAAACGGACAACCCTTGGTAGCGGCTTCCGATAAACCGCAAACAATTATGGAAGAAGCTGTTGCTGCTGGTAAAGCCACAGCAATTATCAATTCTGGTATTATACCCGAACCTGGAACTGGTGCATTTGTCGCCAAAACAAAGACTCGTAGCGAGTTTGCAGAAATTACCAAGCAAATAGTAAACTCTGGTGTTGATGTCATTTTAGGTGGCGGTGAAGTTTTTTATCTACCCAAAGGTACTGCCGGAAGATACGCGAAAGCTGAAGAAAGTCAGCGAGAAGACGGATTAAATTTAATCGAAGAAGCGAAAAAAAAGGGTTATACGGTAGTTTATACCCGCGACGAACTCTTAGATTTACCCGCAGACACTAAAAAAGTGTTGGGAATATTCGCCGCAACCGATACTTATAACGATGAACCAGAAGAAAATTTAAAAGAGAAAAACTTACCGCTATACGTTTCAGGTACCCCAACAGTTTCGCAAATGCTAAATGCAACTTTAAAAGTTGTATCCCAAAATGCAAATGGCTTTTTTATTGTTTTAGAAGAAGAAGGAAGTGACAATTTTTGTAATTTCAACAACGCTAAAGGCTGTTTAGAGGCAGTCAAGCGAGCCGATGATGCCATAGGTGTGGCAATGGAATTTATCGATAAAAATCCTGACACCTTATTAATTACCGCCGCCGATAGCGATGCGGGAGGATTAGAAGTAATTGGAGGCACCAGCGAACTTTTTCCTTTGGATAAACCTTTACCGGAAAAAGGAAGAAACGGCGCTCCTTGGGATGGTAAAGATGGTACGGCAACTCCACCTTTCGTTTCCGGCCCCGACAAGCAGGGGAATAATTACCCCTTTGCGATCGCGTGGTCAGGAATCATGGATTTTACTGGTTCGATTGTGGCAAAAACACATGGATTGAATGCAGATAAATTACCCAACAATGTAGATAACACAGATATTTATCGCTTGATGTATCTAACCTTATTTGGAAAAGACATACCCCAAAGGTAG
- a CDS encoding S8 family peptidase, which produces MRFECTDIFADIDPRLQRLIQRRRRGLSTPPTASTEVGEVAVIAKVNDVRAWRSMTEVREGAEVGSTPNGDIIVTARVPVSRLQSVRTSPCVVSLEASQNLQLTTEDLTPQSPSLVGKGENWQSETTQQKGKNAVVGIIDVGCDFVHQNFRHPDGSTRILALWDQDGSSDPDSPFGYGKVYRSAEINQALKSENPYSALGYYPGKIAHGTHVMDIATGNGNGTGNPGISPEADIVFVHFSNGAVEAVLADGGSAVDKSLGDTTELVEAVDFIFEIAEQRPCVVNISLALHGGPHDGTALVEQSIDALVSNKPNRAVVIAAGNSYYKGIHSSGTVAKNDFTDLYWDIPRGHWQYKAMEIWYAGADKFLLEIFPPNGEALVSLQLGENGDIVDENDNTVIYLSHRFCDPNNGDNMIGIFMESKLPGGVWTVRLHGIEVNNGSFHAWIEREDGSQTSFVPPHDNTNTVSSIGCGHNIIMVGSYDPTKPGQPLSYFSSSGPTRDGRKKPDFIAPGQNIWAASSLTQTKSSRKSGTSMSAPVVTGIIALMLSEARDRKIELDINQIRDILIQSAENNPPEDPLKAARYGYGPISINAAISAVRTM; this is translated from the coding sequence ATGCGATTTGAATGTACCGATATTTTTGCAGATATTGACCCGAGATTACAACGACTCATACAACGCCGTCGCCGAGGGCTATCTACCCCACCCACAGCTTCAACAGAGGTGGGGGAAGTTGCTGTGATTGCGAAAGTTAACGATGTTCGAGCATGGCGTTCGATGACTGAAGTCCGAGAAGGGGCAGAAGTTGGAAGTACCCCCAATGGAGATATTATTGTTACTGCGAGAGTCCCCGTATCGCGGTTGCAGTCCGTGCGTACTTCTCCCTGTGTCGTCAGTTTGGAAGCGTCACAAAATTTACAGTTAACGACGGAAGACCTAACCCCCCAATCTCCTTCCCTAGTAGGTAAGGGGGAGAATTGGCAGAGTGAAACTACACAACAGAAAGGAAAAAATGCTGTTGTAGGGATTATTGATGTGGGTTGCGATTTCGTTCATCAAAATTTTCGTCACCCGGATGGCTCTACCAGAATACTTGCTCTATGGGATCAAGATGGTTCTTCCGATCCCGATAGTCCTTTTGGCTATGGAAAAGTTTATCGCAGTGCAGAAATAAACCAAGCTCTAAAATCGGAAAATCCTTATTCAGCTTTGGGTTATTATCCAGGAAAAATTGCTCACGGTACCCATGTAATGGATATCGCTACGGGTAATGGAAACGGTACCGGAAATCCTGGTATTTCCCCGGAAGCTGATATTGTTTTCGTCCACTTTTCTAACGGTGCTGTAGAGGCAGTTTTAGCTGATGGAGGCTCTGCTGTAGATAAGTCTTTGGGAGATACTACCGAGCTTGTGGAAGCGGTAGATTTCATTTTTGAAATTGCCGAACAACGTCCTTGTGTGGTGAATATTAGTTTAGCTTTACATGGCGGTCCCCATGATGGTACTGCTTTGGTGGAACAAAGTATAGATGCTTTGGTGAGTAATAAGCCGAATCGAGCAGTAGTTATTGCAGCAGGAAATTCGTATTACAAAGGAATTCATAGCTCGGGTACAGTCGCCAAAAATGATTTTACCGATTTGTATTGGGATATTCCTAGGGGACATTGGCAGTACAAAGCAATGGAAATTTGGTATGCTGGGGCTGATAAATTCCTCCTGGAGATTTTTCCTCCCAATGGCGAGGCTTTGGTAAGTCTGCAATTAGGAGAAAATGGCGACATTGTAGACGAAAATGACAACACCGTGATTTATCTATCTCATCGTTTTTGCGACCCCAACAACGGTGATAATATGATTGGCATTTTCATGGAATCCAAGCTTCCTGGAGGAGTTTGGACTGTACGATTGCATGGAATTGAAGTTAATAACGGTTCTTTTCACGCTTGGATTGAACGTGAAGACGGTTCCCAGACTAGCTTTGTCCCACCTCACGATAATACTAATACTGTTAGCTCCATCGGTTGCGGGCACAATATTATTATGGTTGGTTCTTACGATCCGACCAAACCCGGTCAGCCTCTATCATATTTTTCTAGTTCTGGACCTACTCGCGATGGACGTAAAAAACCGGATTTTATCGCTCCTGGGCAGAATATATGGGCTGCATCTTCACTTACTCAAACTAAATCTTCTCGTAAATCGGGTACTAGTATGTCCGCACCAGTTGTTACGGGAATCATCGCTTTGATGTTAAGCGAAGCCCGCGATCGCAAAATTGAATTAGATATCAATCAAATTCGCGATATATTAATCCAAAGTGCCGAAAACAACCCTCCAGAAGATCCTTTGAAAGCAGCTCGTTACGGCTACGGGCCAATAAGTATAAACGCCGCTATCTCAGCCGTTAGAACGATGTGA